The Desmonostoc muscorum LEGE 12446 genome includes a region encoding these proteins:
- a CDS encoding TauD/TfdA family dioxygenase: protein MTTITVPFQLNFEEIGKDFLNKDAVSKINSRFAEHGAVLLRDFPLKTAEDFADVAAQLVTTPTDYMGGTIAREPIKGLVYNSSEFPPAITFPIHNEMGYTDNPPERILFFCLEKAEVGGQTPICDCRGVLQRLPNQLVDAIRTHGVRYIRRLPKESGSYLKGWSQAFKTEDIRIAEERCKAMNFNCTWEGDIMVITNTVEGIRRHPHTGEELWVNQISSYHSSRHEHSLRITPQEFLGDIVASVNSDKMEASPILRFIEPI, encoded by the coding sequence ATGACAACCATTACTGTTCCATTCCAACTAAATTTTGAAGAGATTGGCAAGGATTTCTTAAATAAAGATGCTGTCAGTAAAATCAACTCAAGATTTGCAGAGCATGGAGCCGTTTTACTGCGGGATTTTCCGTTAAAAACTGCTGAAGATTTTGCAGATGTTGCAGCACAGCTGGTCACTACCCCAACGGATTACATGGGTGGTACTATAGCTCGCGAACCAATAAAAGGCTTAGTATACAATTCAAGTGAATTTCCTCCAGCAATTACCTTTCCTATTCACAACGAAATGGGATATACCGATAACCCTCCTGAGCGCATACTTTTTTTCTGTTTAGAAAAAGCAGAGGTAGGGGGACAGACACCAATCTGCGACTGTCGGGGTGTTTTGCAACGGCTACCAAATCAACTTGTGGATGCCATACGTACTCACGGCGTTCGCTATATCCGACGCTTACCGAAAGAAAGTGGAAGTTACTTAAAAGGTTGGAGTCAAGCTTTCAAAACTGAAGATATCCGTATTGCCGAAGAAAGGTGCAAGGCAATGAATTTTAACTGTACTTGGGAAGGCGATATCATGGTGATTACTAACACTGTAGAAGGTATTCGTCGCCACCCACACACAGGGGAAGAACTTTGGGTTAATCAAATTTCTAGCTATCACTCCTCAAGACATGAACACTCACTGCGGATTACACCACAGGAATTTCTTGGTGATATAGTAGCATCTGTCAATTCCGATAAAATGGAAGCATCTCCAATCCTTAGGTTTATAGAACCCATTTGA
- a CDS encoding IS5 family transposase, whose translation MAYSSNLTDAEWEIFEPLLQEILPTKKQTRPTNWPKRDIFNGILYQLKNGCNWQDLPKDLPPYSTVYWHYKQWRAAGVFEELMSVLHGQVREQVKKKPHWTTLIIIDSQAVKNTCNASVESKGFCFYKATNGIKRHLAIDTLGFPFFTLCTRANVSDDAGLIEMFTLNIDYFKSKPIDIPKITILLDHGYHPEYLTQELERIYPEIMTKIQFQLSTKPSKQEKAAQGKSGFVPAIARWVIERSNAWMERCKILVKNFERTLVSATAKLNICFIRLMIKRLAAPS comes from the coding sequence ATGGCGTATTCCAGCAACCTCACTGATGCAGAATGGGAAATTTTTGAACCCTTATTGCAAGAGATATTACCGACTAAGAAGCAGACTCGACCGACCAACTGGCCAAAGCGAGATATCTTCAATGGAATTCTCTATCAACTAAAAAATGGATGCAATTGGCAAGACTTACCTAAAGACCTCCCCCCTTATTCCACTGTATATTGGCACTACAAACAGTGGCGAGCAGCCGGGGTATTTGAGGAACTGATGAGTGTCTTACATGGACAAGTGCGTGAACAGGTAAAAAAAAAACCGCACTGGACGACATTGATCATCATTGACTCCCAAGCAGTGAAAAATACCTGCAACGCCAGTGTGGAGTCGAAAGGTTTTTGCTTCTACAAAGCCACCAACGGTATTAAAAGGCATTTGGCTATTGACACCCTTGGGTTTCCCTTTTTTACGCTCTGTACTCGCGCCAATGTCTCGGATGATGCCGGATTAATTGAGATGTTTACTCTCAACATCGACTACTTCAAGTCAAAACCTATCGATATTCCCAAGATTACTATCCTGCTAGATCATGGGTATCACCCAGAATATTTGACTCAGGAGTTAGAGCGAATTTACCCAGAGATCATGACCAAAATTCAGTTTCAACTTTCTACGAAACCCTCAAAACAAGAGAAAGCGGCACAAGGAAAATCTGGATTTGTTCCGGCAATAGCTAGATGGGTGATCGAACGCTCCAATGCTTGGATGGAGCGCTGTAAAATTCTGGTTAAGAACTTTGAACGAACCCTGGTTAGTGCCACTGCCAAACTCAATATCTGCTTCATCAGGCTAATGATTAAGAGGCTTGCAGCACCTTCTTAG
- a CDS encoding TauD/TfdA family dioxygenase: protein MGSIARVSSPLVIKLGNKILPLLLFFQQWYTPGNIHWNCTLGNGTPFTRQDIEAIWDAVIAETIVFNWQQGDVLFLDNFRFGHGRKPFRGKRKVLVSLGF from the coding sequence ATGGGTTCTATAGCGAGAGTTTCTAGTCCATTAGTCATAAAATTAGGGAACAAGATACTTCCATTACTTTTATTTTTCCAACAGTGGTACACTCCCGGTAATATTCATTGGAATTGTACCCTTGGCAATGGTACTCCTTTTACACGCCAGGATATTGAAGCAATATGGGATGCTGTCATTGCTGAAACTATTGTCTTCAACTGGCAGCAAGGAGATGTTTTGTTTCTTGATAACTTCCGATTTGGACATGGACGCAAGCCTTTTCGAGGTAAGCGGAAAGTTCTTGTCAGTTTAGGTTTTTAA
- a CDS encoding TauD/TfdA family dioxygenase, whose product MTTTNIPFQLNFAEIGEDFLNKDAVSKINSIFAEHGAVLLRDFPLKTAEDFADVAAHLITTPMDYMGGTVVRKPVTDLVYTASELPPAVSLAIHNEVATSHNFPERILFFCLEPAEVGGQTPICDCRRVLQRLPNQLMDAIRTHGLRYIRRLPKESDDYIMGWIETFETENPRIAEERCKARGWNCTWEDDIMVILSNVDGIRRHPHTGEEVWFNLITSFHSSRKEHILRITPPEFLGDLVLSVNSGKKRGSFLKLIVGVFSPLLVRFDSKMLPVLLFLEKLNSTGKISIDCTLGNGTPFTRKDIEAIWDAVIAETIVVNWQQGDILFLDNLRFGHGRRPFRGKRQLLVSLGS is encoded by the coding sequence ATGACAACCACTAATATTCCATTCCAACTAAATTTTGCAGAGATTGGTGAGGATTTCTTAAACAAAGATGCTGTCAGTAAAATCAACTCAATATTTGCAGAGCATGGAGCCGTTTTACTGCGTGATTTTCCGTTGAAAACTGCTGAAGATTTTGCAGATGTCGCAGCACATTTAATCACTACCCCAATGGATTATATGGGTGGCACTGTAGTTCGCAAGCCAGTGACAGACTTAGTATACACTGCAAGTGAACTCCCTCCAGCAGTCAGCCTTGCTATTCACAATGAAGTTGCGACCTCTCATAACTTTCCTGAACGAATACTTTTTTTCTGTTTAGAACCAGCAGAGGTAGGGGGACAAACACCAATCTGCGACTGTCGGCGTGTTTTGCAACGCCTGCCAAATCAACTGATGGATGCCATACGTACTCACGGTCTTCGTTATATCCGACGCTTACCGAAAGAAAGTGATGATTACATAATGGGTTGGATTGAAACTTTTGAAACTGAAAATCCTAGAATTGCCGAAGAAAGATGCAAGGCAAGGGGTTGGAACTGTACTTGGGAAGACGATATCATGGTGATCCTTAGCAACGTAGACGGTATTCGTCGCCATCCACACACAGGGGAAGAGGTTTGGTTTAATCTAATTACTAGCTTTCACTCCTCAAGAAAAGAACACATATTACGCATTACACCACCGGAATTTTTGGGTGATTTAGTATTATCTGTTAATTCAGGGAAAAAGAGAGGATCTTTCCTGAAGCTGATAGTTGGAGTTTTTAGCCCATTACTAGTAAGATTCGACAGCAAGATGCTCCCAGTACTTCTATTTTTGGAAAAGTTGAATAGTACTGGGAAGATATCTATAGATTGTACCCTTGGCAATGGTACTCCTTTTACACGCAAGGATATTGAAGCAATATGGGATGCTGTCATCGCTGAAACTATAGTCGTTAACTGGCAGCAAGGAGATATTTTGTTTCTTGATAACTTACGATTTGGACATGGACGCAGGCCGTTTCGAGGTAAGCGGCAACTTCTTGTCAGTTTAGGTTCTTAG
- a CDS encoding ABC exporter membrane fusion protein, which translates to MAADKESRLLEKPSGRWRIISAVSIALAIGIASVYVFSLYRSNIQTHPPKPQGATPVRVAITALGRLEPQGEVTVLSAPSSLSGNRVEKLLVKQGDRVRAGQIVALLQDYTKATVAVQQAQDKVKVAQAKLAQVKAGTKSADIEAQKSVVTRLETQLKGEISTQQATIARLQAQLNNAQTENNRYQQLYTEGAISASIADSKHLEFQTVQQQLTEAQANLNKSIHTLNDQIKEAKARLVSLSEVRDVDVQVAQAELESAMTAITQAKVERDLSYVKSPINGTILKVHTKTGETIGNSGIVDIGETSHMYVVAEVYQTDITKVRVGQKASITSTTFTRKLRGVVSEIGLQVSKQSILSLNPGVDTDRRVIEVKISIDNPEDNQQVASLTNLQVDVAIQI; encoded by the coding sequence ATGGCAGCAGACAAGGAAAGCCGATTACTTGAAAAACCCTCAGGTCGATGGCGAATAATATCGGCAGTTTCTATCGCATTAGCCATAGGAATAGCATCTGTCTACGTCTTTTCACTATATCGGTCTAATATTCAGACTCACCCACCAAAACCTCAAGGCGCAACTCCTGTCAGAGTTGCTATTACTGCCTTGGGACGCCTAGAGCCTCAAGGCGAAGTTACTGTGTTATCTGCCCCCAGTTCACTCTCAGGTAACCGAGTAGAAAAACTGCTGGTGAAACAAGGCGACAGAGTTCGGGCAGGGCAAATAGTTGCATTGCTTCAAGATTATACTAAAGCAACAGTGGCGGTACAACAGGCACAAGACAAAGTTAAAGTTGCTCAAGCTAAACTAGCGCAAGTTAAGGCCGGAACAAAATCCGCAGATATTGAGGCTCAAAAATCAGTAGTGACACGTTTAGAAACTCAATTAAAAGGAGAAATTAGCACTCAACAAGCAACAATTGCCCGCTTACAAGCTCAATTAAACAACGCTCAAACCGAGAACAATCGTTATCAGCAGTTATATACAGAAGGTGCTATTTCAGCTTCTATTGCAGATAGCAAGCATTTAGAATTTCAGACAGTGCAACAACAACTCACAGAAGCTCAAGCAAACCTAAACAAGAGTATTCATACTCTTAACGACCAGATAAAAGAAGCAAAAGCCAGGTTGGTAAGTCTTAGCGAAGTGCGTGATGTAGATGTTCAGGTGGCACAAGCCGAACTCGAAAGTGCCATGACTGCAATTACACAAGCAAAAGTAGAACGAGATTTATCTTATGTTAAATCTCCTATAAATGGAACAATTTTGAAAGTTCATACCAAAACAGGAGAAACCATTGGCAATTCAGGAATTGTTGATATAGGTGAAACATCTCACATGTATGTAGTGGCAGAAGTTTATCAAACTGACATCACAAAAGTGCGTGTAGGTCAAAAAGCCAGCATCACCAGTACTACATTTACTAGAAAATTACGGGGAGTAGTGAGCGAGATTGGTTTACAAGTGAGCAAACAGAGTATTTTAAGTCTTAATCCAGGAGTAGACACAGACCGGAGAGTAATTGAGGTGAAAATCAGCATAGATAATCCAGAGGACAATCAACAGGTTGCAAGTTTAACCAACTTACAGGTAGATGTAGCCATTCAAATATAA
- the devC gene encoding ABC transporter permease DevC yields the protein MVFKIPLAWLQLVRNKVRFLVAVAGISFIVILMFVQLGIQNALYSSATQVHQSLRGDLFIVSSQYKSLTANQSFSRTRLYQALGFGGVESISPIYLGFAKFKNPINGEKYSIYIIGIEPGNVAIKLPEIDENLYKIKIPDAVLYDQNSRPEFGPVVERFLSQNTEQIVEIFPFNSAKGYRVKIVGLFSLGPSFGVDGNLIVSDSTFLRIFLNNRTSEMIDVGAITLAADTEPQQILENLRTNLVNDILIFTKQEFEDFEKKYWATRTPIGFIFNLMIIMGFVIGVVIVYQILYSNISTQMTAYATLKAIGYKHNYLLSVVFQQGFILAILGYIPGFAISLGIYNVTMKATKLPIMMNLTNILIILISTILMCMTSGFLAMNKLRSADPADIF from the coding sequence ATGGTTTTTAAAATTCCCTTAGCTTGGCTACAACTAGTCCGAAACAAAGTTCGTTTTTTAGTAGCTGTGGCTGGCATTAGTTTTATTGTGATTCTCATGTTTGTACAACTTGGCATCCAAAATGCTCTTTATTCAAGTGCTACTCAAGTGCATCAAAGTCTACGAGGAGATTTATTTATAGTTAGTTCTCAATATAAATCTTTAACTGCAAATCAAAGCTTTTCTCGAACTCGTTTATATCAAGCGTTGGGATTTGGTGGTGTAGAGTCAATCAGTCCTATATATTTGGGATTTGCAAAGTTCAAAAATCCTATAAATGGTGAAAAATATTCAATATATATTATTGGTATTGAACCGGGAAATGTAGCTATAAAATTACCAGAAATTGATGAGAACTTATATAAAATAAAAATTCCCGATGCAGTGCTGTATGACCAAAATTCTCGACCAGAGTTTGGGCCTGTTGTTGAAAGATTTTTGTCGCAAAATACTGAACAAATAGTTGAGATATTTCCCTTTAATTCAGCTAAAGGTTATAGAGTTAAAATTGTTGGATTATTCAGTTTAGGCCCTTCTTTTGGTGTAGATGGTAATTTGATTGTCAGTGACTCAACTTTTCTGAGGATATTTCTAAATAACCGGACTTCAGAAATGATAGATGTGGGTGCAATAACTCTTGCTGCTGATACCGAACCACAACAAATTTTAGAAAATCTACGAACTAATTTGGTTAATGATATCTTAATTTTTACAAAGCAAGAGTTTGAAGATTTTGAAAAAAAATATTGGGCAACCAGAACACCTATTGGTTTTATATTTAACCTCATGATCATAATGGGTTTTGTGATTGGTGTAGTCATTGTCTATCAAATTCTTTACAGTAATATTTCCACTCAAATGACTGCCTATGCTACTTTAAAAGCTATAGGCTATAAACATAATTATCTATTAAGTGTGGTATTTCAGCAGGGTTTTATATTGGCAATTTTAGGTTATATACCAGGATTTGCTATTTCTTTAGGTATATATAATGTCACCATGAAAGCTACTAAATTACCAATAATGATGAACTTAACTAATATATTAATTATTTTGATATCAACAATTTTAATGTGTATGACATCTGGGTTCCTGGCTATGAACAAACTCCGCTCCGCAGATCCGGCAGATATTTTTTAG
- a CDS encoding asparagine synthetase B family protein, whose translation MLFNIFKNSKSTISSIEVPSSWYVVWGRLNTLTADVVWRDDQFTVISALTTEQFALSSTEQFVVVGDVWLTNRLELLQKLGVDASSFSENNCQLIAELWEKFGCECLKLLEGMFGLVIWDRQQQVLWLGRDRIGSRTLYYTTAGAIRAIAPKMRSLAPYRSGDVDLVALRDYLCCAFVPGERTLWEQVREVRPGTVIEMPSEKVYTYWELQQQITGADESLVWHGDRLRSLLNQIVQEYLPQNAPVGVFLSGGLDSSSITALAAKFHHPPVHTYSIHFGAESPNELEFSSLVAEHCQTQHHILEITFKDMWERLPETMAYLDDPIGDPLTVPNFLLGKMAGENVQIILNGEGGDPCFGGPKNQPMLINSLYGSINNQDSLQAYLIAFQKCALDLPQLLKPEVWTAVKTEPSVFSADLNSDVSYLNRLMALNIKFKGADQILTKVNNLTQAADLQGRSPLFDQRVVDLSMQIPPEYKLSGVEEKAVLKQAVADILPEAIIHRPKSGMMVPVQLGFRKYWQREARKLLLDKKSAIAPYLNQSVLRDWLDYKGDVWGRYGVKLWLLVSLEIWLQVNEK comes from the coding sequence ATGCTATTCAATATTTTCAAAAATTCTAAATCTACTATTTCATCTATAGAGGTTCCCTCTAGCTGGTATGTAGTTTGGGGAAGATTAAATACTCTAACAGCAGATGTAGTCTGGCGAGATGACCAGTTTACTGTGATTTCTGCACTGACTACAGAACAATTTGCACTCAGTTCCACAGAACAATTTGTGGTGGTTGGAGATGTGTGGTTAACTAATCGCCTGGAGTTGCTGCAAAAATTGGGAGTCGATGCAAGTAGTTTTTCTGAAAACAATTGTCAATTGATTGCTGAACTTTGGGAAAAATTTGGTTGCGAATGTCTGAAATTGTTGGAGGGGATGTTTGGGTTAGTAATTTGGGATCGTCAACAGCAAGTATTATGGCTGGGACGCGATCGCATTGGTAGCCGGACTCTGTATTACACTACTGCTGGTGCAATTCGCGCCATCGCGCCAAAAATGCGATCGCTTGCGCCCTATCGTTCAGGCGATGTCGATTTAGTGGCGTTGCGGGACTATCTCTGCTGCGCCTTTGTACCGGGAGAACGCACACTTTGGGAACAGGTGCGAGAAGTGCGTCCGGGAACTGTTATAGAAATGCCTTCAGAGAAAGTTTATACTTACTGGGAATTGCAACAGCAGATTACAGGGGCGGATGAATCTTTAGTATGGCATGGCGATCGCTTGCGTTCTCTCCTAAATCAAATTGTCCAAGAATATTTACCGCAAAATGCACCTGTTGGTGTTTTCCTTTCTGGTGGTTTAGACTCTAGCAGTATCACCGCTTTAGCAGCAAAGTTTCATCATCCACCAGTCCATACTTACTCAATTCATTTTGGGGCTGAATCTCCCAATGAGTTAGAATTTTCTAGTTTGGTAGCCGAACATTGCCAAACTCAACATCACATTCTCGAAATTACTTTTAAAGATATGTGGGAACGCCTACCCGAAACAATGGCGTATCTCGACGATCCGATAGGCGATCCGCTGACAGTGCCAAATTTTCTCTTGGGAAAAATGGCGGGAGAAAATGTGCAAATTATCCTCAATGGTGAAGGTGGCGATCCATGTTTTGGTGGCCCGAAAAATCAGCCGATGTTAATTAATAGTTTATATGGTTCAATTAATAATCAAGATTCCCTGCAAGCATATTTAATCGCTTTTCAAAAATGTGCATTAGACTTGCCGCAACTTTTGAAGCCAGAAGTTTGGACAGCAGTCAAAACAGAACCATCTGTATTTTCGGCTGATTTAAATTCTGATGTCAGTTACTTAAATCGATTAATGGCACTGAATATTAAATTTAAGGGAGCAGACCAAATTTTGACAAAAGTAAATAACTTAACTCAAGCAGCAGATTTACAGGGGCGATCGCCACTTTTTGACCAGCGAGTTGTTGACTTGAGTATGCAAATTCCTCCAGAATATAAACTTTCAGGAGTAGAAGAAAAAGCAGTCCTCAAACAAGCCGTTGCAGATATTTTACCAGAAGCAATTATTCATCGTCCCAAAAGTGGCATGATGGTACCTGTACAGTTGGGATTTCGGAAGTATTGGCAACGAGAAGCTAGAAAATTATTGTTAGATAAAAAAAGTGCGATCGCGCCTTATTTAAATCAGTCAGTACTACGTGACTGGTTAGATTATAAAGGCGATGTTTGGGGACGTTATGGTGTTAAACTTTGGTTATTGGTAAGCTTAGAAATTTGGTTGCAAGTAAATGAAAAGTAG
- a CDS encoding IS630 family transposase (programmed frameshift): MIEQHLQPAIPSVSFANAELQEFIDNRPDAREVRKALAVKLVYQGYKYEEIQTILDVSVGSITSWKQAYKEYGICGLRLNYKGRKSYLSDEQQQEVLSWLQTKEIWELGELEYKLAFEYDVIYESKRSYYDLFDAAGISWKKTTGLNPKADIEAVAGKKKQIEKLLDSNREEIEEGRLRVLLIDECHLLWGDVTGYVWGKTDQEIAIGIVNEREKQTYYGAVDYLDGKLLLKAYNAGNSDNTIDYLRYLLDQSPNQRLLLFWDGASYHRSHLVQNFLGEINQGLSPDQWKIHCVRFAPNCPSQNPIEDIWLQAKTWVRRFCALIPSFSHLKWMFEWFLRHTNFDFDTLQMYGAFSEIKY, encoded by the exons ATGATAGAGCAGCATCTACAACCTGCGATACCTTCGGTGAGCTTCGCTAACGCAGAACTACAAGAATTTATAGATAATCGCCCGGATGCCCGTGAGGTGAGAAAAGCTTTGGCAGTGAAACTGGTTTATCAAGGCTACAAGTATGAGGAAATTCAAACAATTTTAGATGTCTCTGTTGGTTCAATAACAAGCTGGAAGCAAGCTTATAAGGAATATGGAATTTGCGGATTGCGCTTAAATTATAAAGGCAGAAAGAGTTACCTGAGCGATGAACAGCAACAAGAAGTATTAAGTTGGTTGCAAACTAAGGAGATTTGGGAGCTTGGTGAACTGGAATACAAATTGGCTTTTGAATATGATGTCATCTACGAATCGAAACGGAGTTATTATGATTTATTTGACGCGGCGGGAATTAGTTGGAAAAAAACTACTGGCTTAAACCCAAAGGCGGACATTGAGGCTGTAGCTG GCAAAAAAAAACAGATTGAAAAATTGTTGGACAGCAATAGAGAGGAGATAGAAGAAGGAAGACTGAGAGTATTACTAATAGATGAGTGCCATCTGTTATGGGGAGACGTAACTGGTTATGTCTGGGGAAAAACTGACCAAGAAATAGCAATTGGCATCGTTAACGAACGAGAGAAGCAGACATACTACGGGGCGGTTGATTATCTCGATGGTAAGTTGCTTCTTAAAGCTTACAATGCTGGCAATTCAGACAATACAATTGATTATTTACGTTATTTATTAGACCAGTCTCCCAACCAACGATTACTGCTTTTTTGGGATGGTGCTTCTTACCATCGTTCACATCTGGTTCAAAACTTTTTAGGAGAGATAAACCAAGGTTTGTCTCCAGACCAGTGGAAAATTCATTGCGTTCGCTTCGCTCCTAATTGCCCATCACAAAATCCAATTGAGGATATTTGGTTACAAGCTAAAACCTGGGTGCGGCGTTTCTGTGCTTTGATTCCTTCGTTCTCTCATCTCAAATGGATGTTTGAGTGGTTTCTCCGACACACTAACTTTGATTTTGACACTTTACAGATGTACGGAGCTTTTTCAGAAATCAAATACTAG
- a CDS encoding type II toxin-antitoxin system VapC family toxin: MKLWILDTDTLSLFQRAHPLVSQRVIAIPTEQLATTVITFEEQMYGRMNRIRRADSQESLVFAYMQLNETLKDFKTINVLDFNQESANCYAELRRQKIRIGTQDLRI, translated from the coding sequence GTGAAGCTTTGGATACTTGATACAGATACTCTTTCACTTTTTCAAAGAGCGCATCCATTAGTCAGTCAACGTGTAATTGCTATACCTACAGAACAATTGGCTACAACAGTTATCACATTTGAAGAACAGATGTATGGAAGGATGAATCGCATTAGAAGGGCCGATTCACAAGAATCATTAGTATTTGCTTATATGCAATTAAATGAAACTTTGAAAGATTTTAAAACTATCAACGTACTCGATTTCAATCAAGAATCTGCCAATTGCTACGCAGAACTGCGGCGGCAAAAAATTCGTATTGGTACTCAAGATTTACGAATATAG
- a CDS encoding type II toxin-antitoxin system HicB family antitoxin, protein MTNNKRYFMTSNLLTNTANSESKINYSVLVEAKEGGYQATVWGLPDCQVFSATREEALNNLHELVNTRFQNVEIVNQEIQALKSEHPWMKFAGKYKDDPQFDDMLADIEAYRRELDAEMEEYYRQFDAEEEIK, encoded by the coding sequence ATGACTAATAACAAAAGGTATTTTATGACAAGTAATTTGCTGACAAATACAGCCAACTCCGAATCAAAAATTAACTATTCAGTATTAGTTGAAGCAAAAGAAGGTGGATATCAAGCAACAGTTTGGGGTTTACCAGACTGTCAGGTATTTAGCGCGACCCGGGAAGAAGCACTGAACAATTTACACGAACTTGTGAATACTCGATTCCAAAATGTAGAAATCGTGAATCAAGAAATACAAGCTCTAAAATCAGAGCATCCTTGGATGAAATTTGCAGGTAAGTATAAAGATGACCCACAATTCGATGATATGCTGGCGGATATTGAAGCATATCGCCGGGAACTGGATGCAGAAATGGAAGAATATTATCGACAATTTGATGCTGAGGAAGAAATCAAGTGA